From one Solanum lycopersicum chromosome 12, SLM_r2.1 genomic stretch:
- the LOC101268076 gene encoding uncharacterized protein isoform X1, producing the protein MSTERQSVTVRDLVEEAKKRVVFLVICAIGLSYLMSLTSSSVFVNLPVAALFIVSLRYLSLDFDARMKAVTYKSKSSISNSTFQRKHIDIPRTVNEKPTWRKKVNSPAVEEAIDHFTRHIVSEWVTDLWYSRITSDTQGPEELVQIMNGVLGEISRRMRTINLIDLITRDIINLIRTHLELFRASKIKIQKKRPISLTIEELDVELKLVLAADNKLHPALFSPEAEHKVLQHLMDGLISYTFQSEDAQCSLFHNIVRELLACVVMRPVLNIANPRFINERIESLVVSVKKGDKGNTAAETEPQSRPVGSGKISADHFSRVLDPSAKGVELVQLKNDQPNNTEEHAMNTMNGTDLLLDPLLSLDARSTRSWSSLPSQADADDGRGIHRHHSGGEWGERLDLLSRRKTEALAPENLDNIWAKGRNYKRKEEANLASDKLKKSSLISAPKSPGHSKEAKQKESERANKVGAKHYVKDNATSQGDLKRPIYPPDYSYQEENEHSSDEDESESTSSYTTEDEEPSSVTGFDSPGTQVWDGKNIRNVNHIHHPLENNEGHKRRNGKASKTHIRSKHLNRVLSGRKRSRLSNQTEHLWQETQRTSFLQGDGQDILKSKENVKLDGPSDDSETEIFSRISSDTNASSYVSSRSFSEIHSMGPYSTTGSIIADSFLKLRSEVLSANIVRSGSKTFAVYSISVTDMNNNSWSIKRRFQHFEELHWRLKEFPEYNLHLPPKHFLSSSLDGPVIRERCKSLDIYLKKLLLLPTVSNSIEVWDFLSVDSQTYSFSNSLSIIETLQADLDRTVRQKSKEPPHGISPRTDLLSSKGKHSNTESKNLTSRIEHDHAGHESRFRKDYVALSPPKRPLTETFEDSNSDNKVHANRKSTPNMQTTSKSVETNSLASPESLVAATVDPTFPSEWVPPNLTVPILDLVDVIFQLQDGGWIRRNAFWVAKQVLQLGMGDAFDDWLIEKIQRLRRGSVVAAGIQRVEQILWPDGIFITKHPARQHPAPTSSPNCPPGQPSTPLSSPRLENSQKLDEMQKLEAEQRAKFVYELMIDKAPAAIVGLVGHKEYEQCAKDLYYFIQSSVCMKQLVLDLLELLLVSAFPELTSVFNTLHEEKERFGELKID; encoded by the exons ATGAGCACCGAAAGGCAATCGGTGACTGTTCGAGACCTTGTTGAAGAAGCTAAGAAGAGAGTTGTTTTCTTAGTCATATGTGCTATTGGGCTCTCCTATTTAATGTCTC TGACGAGCTCCTCAGTTTTTGTCAACTTGCCTGTAGCTGCACTCTTTATTGTTTCCCTTCGTTATCTGTCTCTTGATTTTGACGCGCGGATGAAAGCTGTAACATATAAAAGTAAGTCATCCATATCAAACAGCACTTTTCAGAGGAAACATATTGATATTCCAAGAACAGTTAATGAGAAGCCCACCTGGAGGAAGAAAGTAAATTCACCTGCTGTCGAAGAAGCAATAGATCACTTCACCAGGCATATAGTTTCTGAGTGGGTCACAGATCTCTGGTACTCCCGCATAACCTCTGATACACAGGGTCCTGAGGAACTAGTGCAGATCATGAATGGTGTACTAGGGGAAATTTCACGTCGCATGAGAACTATTAATCTTATAGATCTCATCACAag AGATATTATCAATCTAATACGCACTCACTTGGAGCTGTTTCGTGCAAGCAAAATAAAGATTCAGAAGAAACGCCCAATTTCTTTGACAATTGAAGAGCTAGATGTGGAGCTTAAACTGGTGTTGGCTGCAGACAACAAATTACATCCTGCTTTGTTTTCTCCGGAGGCTGAGCACAAA GTACTCCAGCATCTTATGGATGGTCTCATTTCATACACTTTTCAGTCAGAGGATGCACAGTGCTCTTTATTCCACAACATTGTCAGGGAGCTTCTTGCTTGTGTTGTAATGCGACCAGTATTAAATATAGCTAATCCAAG GTTCATCAACGAGAGGATTGAGTCTCTAGTTGTTTCTGTAAAGAAGGGTGATAAAGGGAACACAGCAGCAGAAACTGAACCACAGTCCAGGCCGGTTGGATCTGGTAAAATATCAGCAGATCATTTTTCTCGGGTTTTAGATCCTTCTGCCAAGGGCGTAGAGCTTGTACAACTAAAAAATGACCAACCTAATAACACTGAGGAGCATGCCATGAACACTATGAATGGAACAGATTTGTTGTTGGACCCTTTGCTTTCACTTGATGCTCGGTCTACTCGTTCTTGGAGTTCTTTGCCATCACAAGCCGATGCAGATGACGGAAGAGGTATTCATAGACACCATTCTGGAGGAGAGTGGGGTGAAAGGCTAGATTTGCTTTCTCGTAGAAAGACTGAAGCCCTGGCCCCTGAAAATTTAGACAATATATGGGCAAAAGGCAGAAACTATAAACGGAAAGAAGAGGCCAATCTAGCATCTGATAAACTCAAGAAGAGTTCGTTGATAAGTGCACCAAAATCGCCAGGACACTCAAAGGAAGCTAAACAGAAAGAGAGTGAGAGAGCAAACAAGGTTGGAGCTAAGCATTATGTGAAGGACAATGCTACCTCGCAAGGTGATTTGAAAAGACCAATTTATCCTCCAGATTACTCGTATCAAGAGGAAAATGAACATAGCTCAGATGAGGATGAATCAGAGAGCACTAGTTCTTACACTACTGAAGATGAAGAACCCAGCAGTGTGACTGGTTTTGACTCTCCAGGAACTCAAGTGTGGGATGGGAAAAATATAAGGAATGTCAATCACATTCATCATCCACTTGAAAATAATGAAGGCCATAAGAGAAGAAATGGAAAAGCTAGTAAAACACATATTCGCTCTAAACACTTAAATAGAGTACTGTCTGGACGGAAAAGGTCTAGATTAAGCAACCAAACGGAACACTTGTGGCAAGAGACACAAAGAACCAGCTTCTTACAGGGGGATGGACAAGATATATTAAAATCCAAAGAAAATGTGAAACTGGATGGTCCAAGTGATGACTCTGAGACAGAAATATTCAGTAGAATTTCTAGTGACACTAACGCATCATCATATGTATCGTCAAGAAGCTTTTCGGAAATTCATAGTATGGGTCCTTATTCTACAACAGGTTCTATAATTGCTGattcttttttgaaattaagAAGTGAG GTCCTGAGTGCTAATATCGTAAGAAGTGGCTCCAAAACTTTTGCTGTTTATTCCATATCTGTTACAGACATGAACAATAATAGTTGGTCTATCAAAAGAAG GTTTCAACATTTTGAGGAGCTACACTGGCGTCTTAAGGAGTTTCCGGAGTACAATCTTCATTTACCTCCCAAGCATTTCCTCTCTTCAAGTCTGGATGGTCCTGTCATTCGAGAACGGTGCAAATCACTTGACATATATTTGAAG AAACTTTTGCTGCTCCCAACTGTTTCCAACTCCATCGAAGTATGGGACTTCCTCAGTGTGGATTCACAG ACATATAGCTTCTCAAACTCCTTGTCCATAATTGAAACATTACAGG CTGACCTGGACAGGACTGTACGCCAAAAGAGTAAAGAACCTCCGCATGGTATAAGCCCTCGAACTGATCTGTTATCCTCCAAGGGGAAGCATTCTAATACTGAAAGCAAGAATCTGACTTCAAGGATAGAACACGATCATGCAGGACATGAATCAAGGTTCAGGAAAGATTATGTTGCACTCTCTCCTCCAAAAAGACCTCTCACAGAAACTTTTGAGGATTCAAATAGTGACAACAAGGTGCATGCAAATAGAAAATCAACCCCAAACATGCAGACGACATCAAAATCAGTTGAAACTAACTCACTTGCATCACCTGAATCTCTTGTTGCTGCTACCGTGGATCCTACCTTTCCCAGTGAG TGGGTGCCACCAAATTTAACTGTGCCTATATTAGATCTTGTCGACGTCATTTTTCAGCTCCAAGATGGTGGATGGATCAG GAGGAATGCATTCTGGGTGGCTAAACAGGTTTTACAACTAGGAATGGGTGATGCATTTGATGATTGGCTGATTGAGAAAATCCAGCGTCTGCGCAGGGGTTCAGTAGTTGCAGCAGGTATCCAACGTGTTGAGCAG ATTCTCTGGCCGGATGGTATATTCATCACAAAGCACCCAGCACGTCAACATCCTGCTCCCACCTCATCCCCTAATTGTCCTCCAGGCCAACCTTCAACTCCATTATCTTCGCCCAGGCTGGAGAATTCACAGAAACTGGATGAGATGCAGAAACTAGAAGCAGAGCAACGTGCAAAATTTGTTTATGAGCTAATGATTG ATAAGGCACCAGCTGCTATTGTAGGACTTGTTGGTCACAAAGAATACGAACAGTGTGCAAAGGATCTTTATTACTTCATCCAG TCATCTGTGTGTATGAAGCAGTTAGTCCTTGATCTTCTCGAGCTATTACTGGTGTCCGCATTCCCAGAGCTGACTTCTGTATTTAACACATTGCATGAGGAGAAGGAGAGATTTGGAGAACTCAAAATAGATTAA
- the LOC101268076 gene encoding uncharacterized protein isoform X2, with amino-acid sequence MSTERQSVTVRDLVEEAKKRVVFLVICAIGLSYLMSLTSSSVFVNLPVAALFIVSLRYLSLDFDARMKAVTYKSKSSISNSTFQRKHIDIPRTVNEKPTWRKKVNSPAVEEAIDHFTRHIVSEWVTDLWYSRITSDTQGPEELVQIMNGVLGEISRRMRTINLIDLITRDIINLIRTHLELFRASKIKIQKKRPISLTIEELDVELKLVLAADNKLHPALFSPEAEHKVLQHLMDGLISYTFQSEDAQCSLFHNIVRELLACVVMRPVLNIANPRFINERIESLVVSVKKGDKGNTAAETEPQSRPVGSGKISADHFSRVLDPSAKGVELVQLKNDQPNNTEEHAMNTMNGTDLLLDPLLSLDARSTRSWSSLPSQADADDGRGIHRHHSGGEWGERLDLLSRRKTEALAPENLDNIWAKGRNYKRKEEANLASDKLKKSSLISAPKSPGHSKEAKQKESERANKVGAKHYVKDNATSQGDLKRPIYPPDYSYQEENEHSSDEDESESTSSYTTEDEEPSSVTGFDSPGTQVWDGKNIRNVNHIHHPLENNEGHKRRNGKASKTHIRSKHLNRVLSGRKRSRLSNQTEHLWQETQRTSFLQGDGQDILKSKENVKLDGPSDDSETEIFSRISSDTNASSYVSSRSFSEIHSMGPYSTTGSIIADSFLKLRSEVLSANIVRSGSKTFAVYSISVTDMNNNSWSIKRRFQHFEELHWRLKEFPEYNLHLPPKHFLSSSLDGPVIRERCKSLDIYLKKLLLLPTVSNSIEVWDFLSVDSQTYSFSNSLSIIETLQADLDRTVRQKSKEPPHEHDHAGHESRFRKDYVALSPPKRPLTETFEDSNSDNKVHANRKSTPNMQTTSKSVETNSLASPESLVAATVDPTFPSEWVPPNLTVPILDLVDVIFQLQDGGWIRRNAFWVAKQVLQLGMGDAFDDWLIEKIQRLRRGSVVAAGIQRVEQILWPDGIFITKHPARQHPAPTSSPNCPPGQPSTPLSSPRLENSQKLDEMQKLEAEQRAKFVYELMIDKAPAAIVGLVGHKEYEQCAKDLYYFIQSSVCMKQLVLDLLELLLVSAFPELTSVFNTLHEEKERFGELKID; translated from the exons ATGAGCACCGAAAGGCAATCGGTGACTGTTCGAGACCTTGTTGAAGAAGCTAAGAAGAGAGTTGTTTTCTTAGTCATATGTGCTATTGGGCTCTCCTATTTAATGTCTC TGACGAGCTCCTCAGTTTTTGTCAACTTGCCTGTAGCTGCACTCTTTATTGTTTCCCTTCGTTATCTGTCTCTTGATTTTGACGCGCGGATGAAAGCTGTAACATATAAAAGTAAGTCATCCATATCAAACAGCACTTTTCAGAGGAAACATATTGATATTCCAAGAACAGTTAATGAGAAGCCCACCTGGAGGAAGAAAGTAAATTCACCTGCTGTCGAAGAAGCAATAGATCACTTCACCAGGCATATAGTTTCTGAGTGGGTCACAGATCTCTGGTACTCCCGCATAACCTCTGATACACAGGGTCCTGAGGAACTAGTGCAGATCATGAATGGTGTACTAGGGGAAATTTCACGTCGCATGAGAACTATTAATCTTATAGATCTCATCACAag AGATATTATCAATCTAATACGCACTCACTTGGAGCTGTTTCGTGCAAGCAAAATAAAGATTCAGAAGAAACGCCCAATTTCTTTGACAATTGAAGAGCTAGATGTGGAGCTTAAACTGGTGTTGGCTGCAGACAACAAATTACATCCTGCTTTGTTTTCTCCGGAGGCTGAGCACAAA GTACTCCAGCATCTTATGGATGGTCTCATTTCATACACTTTTCAGTCAGAGGATGCACAGTGCTCTTTATTCCACAACATTGTCAGGGAGCTTCTTGCTTGTGTTGTAATGCGACCAGTATTAAATATAGCTAATCCAAG GTTCATCAACGAGAGGATTGAGTCTCTAGTTGTTTCTGTAAAGAAGGGTGATAAAGGGAACACAGCAGCAGAAACTGAACCACAGTCCAGGCCGGTTGGATCTGGTAAAATATCAGCAGATCATTTTTCTCGGGTTTTAGATCCTTCTGCCAAGGGCGTAGAGCTTGTACAACTAAAAAATGACCAACCTAATAACACTGAGGAGCATGCCATGAACACTATGAATGGAACAGATTTGTTGTTGGACCCTTTGCTTTCACTTGATGCTCGGTCTACTCGTTCTTGGAGTTCTTTGCCATCACAAGCCGATGCAGATGACGGAAGAGGTATTCATAGACACCATTCTGGAGGAGAGTGGGGTGAAAGGCTAGATTTGCTTTCTCGTAGAAAGACTGAAGCCCTGGCCCCTGAAAATTTAGACAATATATGGGCAAAAGGCAGAAACTATAAACGGAAAGAAGAGGCCAATCTAGCATCTGATAAACTCAAGAAGAGTTCGTTGATAAGTGCACCAAAATCGCCAGGACACTCAAAGGAAGCTAAACAGAAAGAGAGTGAGAGAGCAAACAAGGTTGGAGCTAAGCATTATGTGAAGGACAATGCTACCTCGCAAGGTGATTTGAAAAGACCAATTTATCCTCCAGATTACTCGTATCAAGAGGAAAATGAACATAGCTCAGATGAGGATGAATCAGAGAGCACTAGTTCTTACACTACTGAAGATGAAGAACCCAGCAGTGTGACTGGTTTTGACTCTCCAGGAACTCAAGTGTGGGATGGGAAAAATATAAGGAATGTCAATCACATTCATCATCCACTTGAAAATAATGAAGGCCATAAGAGAAGAAATGGAAAAGCTAGTAAAACACATATTCGCTCTAAACACTTAAATAGAGTACTGTCTGGACGGAAAAGGTCTAGATTAAGCAACCAAACGGAACACTTGTGGCAAGAGACACAAAGAACCAGCTTCTTACAGGGGGATGGACAAGATATATTAAAATCCAAAGAAAATGTGAAACTGGATGGTCCAAGTGATGACTCTGAGACAGAAATATTCAGTAGAATTTCTAGTGACACTAACGCATCATCATATGTATCGTCAAGAAGCTTTTCGGAAATTCATAGTATGGGTCCTTATTCTACAACAGGTTCTATAATTGCTGattcttttttgaaattaagAAGTGAG GTCCTGAGTGCTAATATCGTAAGAAGTGGCTCCAAAACTTTTGCTGTTTATTCCATATCTGTTACAGACATGAACAATAATAGTTGGTCTATCAAAAGAAG GTTTCAACATTTTGAGGAGCTACACTGGCGTCTTAAGGAGTTTCCGGAGTACAATCTTCATTTACCTCCCAAGCATTTCCTCTCTTCAAGTCTGGATGGTCCTGTCATTCGAGAACGGTGCAAATCACTTGACATATATTTGAAG AAACTTTTGCTGCTCCCAACTGTTTCCAACTCCATCGAAGTATGGGACTTCCTCAGTGTGGATTCACAG ACATATAGCTTCTCAAACTCCTTGTCCATAATTGAAACATTACAGG CTGACCTGGACAGGACTGTACGCCAAAAGAGTAAAGAACCTCCGCATG AACACGATCATGCAGGACATGAATCAAGGTTCAGGAAAGATTATGTTGCACTCTCTCCTCCAAAAAGACCTCTCACAGAAACTTTTGAGGATTCAAATAGTGACAACAAGGTGCATGCAAATAGAAAATCAACCCCAAACATGCAGACGACATCAAAATCAGTTGAAACTAACTCACTTGCATCACCTGAATCTCTTGTTGCTGCTACCGTGGATCCTACCTTTCCCAGTGAG TGGGTGCCACCAAATTTAACTGTGCCTATATTAGATCTTGTCGACGTCATTTTTCAGCTCCAAGATGGTGGATGGATCAG GAGGAATGCATTCTGGGTGGCTAAACAGGTTTTACAACTAGGAATGGGTGATGCATTTGATGATTGGCTGATTGAGAAAATCCAGCGTCTGCGCAGGGGTTCAGTAGTTGCAGCAGGTATCCAACGTGTTGAGCAG ATTCTCTGGCCGGATGGTATATTCATCACAAAGCACCCAGCACGTCAACATCCTGCTCCCACCTCATCCCCTAATTGTCCTCCAGGCCAACCTTCAACTCCATTATCTTCGCCCAGGCTGGAGAATTCACAGAAACTGGATGAGATGCAGAAACTAGAAGCAGAGCAACGTGCAAAATTTGTTTATGAGCTAATGATTG ATAAGGCACCAGCTGCTATTGTAGGACTTGTTGGTCACAAAGAATACGAACAGTGTGCAAAGGATCTTTATTACTTCATCCAG TCATCTGTGTGTATGAAGCAGTTAGTCCTTGATCTTCTCGAGCTATTACTGGTGTCCGCATTCCCAGAGCTGACTTCTGTATTTAACACATTGCATGAGGAGAAGGAGAGATTTGGAGAACTCAAAATAGATTAA
- the LOC101268076 gene encoding uncharacterized protein isoform X3: MKAVTYKSKSSISNSTFQRKHIDIPRTVNEKPTWRKKVNSPAVEEAIDHFTRHIVSEWVTDLWYSRITSDTQGPEELVQIMNGVLGEISRRMRTINLIDLITRDIINLIRTHLELFRASKIKIQKKRPISLTIEELDVELKLVLAADNKLHPALFSPEAEHKVLQHLMDGLISYTFQSEDAQCSLFHNIVRELLACVVMRPVLNIANPRFINERIESLVVSVKKGDKGNTAAETEPQSRPVGSGKISADHFSRVLDPSAKGVELVQLKNDQPNNTEEHAMNTMNGTDLLLDPLLSLDARSTRSWSSLPSQADADDGRGIHRHHSGGEWGERLDLLSRRKTEALAPENLDNIWAKGRNYKRKEEANLASDKLKKSSLISAPKSPGHSKEAKQKESERANKVGAKHYVKDNATSQGDLKRPIYPPDYSYQEENEHSSDEDESESTSSYTTEDEEPSSVTGFDSPGTQVWDGKNIRNVNHIHHPLENNEGHKRRNGKASKTHIRSKHLNRVLSGRKRSRLSNQTEHLWQETQRTSFLQGDGQDILKSKENVKLDGPSDDSETEIFSRISSDTNASSYVSSRSFSEIHSMGPYSTTGSIIADSFLKLRSEVLSANIVRSGSKTFAVYSISVTDMNNNSWSIKRRFQHFEELHWRLKEFPEYNLHLPPKHFLSSSLDGPVIRERCKSLDIYLKKLLLLPTVSNSIEVWDFLSVDSQTYSFSNSLSIIETLQADLDRTVRQKSKEPPHGISPRTDLLSSKGKHSNTESKNLTSRIEHDHAGHESRFRKDYVALSPPKRPLTETFEDSNSDNKVHANRKSTPNMQTTSKSVETNSLASPESLVAATVDPTFPSEWVPPNLTVPILDLVDVIFQLQDGGWIRRNAFWVAKQVLQLGMGDAFDDWLIEKIQRLRRGSVVAAGIQRVEQILWPDGIFITKHPARQHPAPTSSPNCPPGQPSTPLSSPRLENSQKLDEMQKLEAEQRAKFVYELMIDKAPAAIVGLVGHKEYEQCAKDLYYFIQSSVCMKQLVLDLLELLLVSAFPELTSVFNTLHEEKERFGELKID; encoded by the exons ATGAAAGCTGTAACATATAAAAGTAAGTCATCCATATCAAACAGCACTTTTCAGAGGAAACATATTGATATTCCAAGAACAGTTAATGAGAAGCCCACCTGGAGGAAGAAAGTAAATTCACCTGCTGTCGAAGAAGCAATAGATCACTTCACCAGGCATATAGTTTCTGAGTGGGTCACAGATCTCTGGTACTCCCGCATAACCTCTGATACACAGGGTCCTGAGGAACTAGTGCAGATCATGAATGGTGTACTAGGGGAAATTTCACGTCGCATGAGAACTATTAATCTTATAGATCTCATCACAag AGATATTATCAATCTAATACGCACTCACTTGGAGCTGTTTCGTGCAAGCAAAATAAAGATTCAGAAGAAACGCCCAATTTCTTTGACAATTGAAGAGCTAGATGTGGAGCTTAAACTGGTGTTGGCTGCAGACAACAAATTACATCCTGCTTTGTTTTCTCCGGAGGCTGAGCACAAA GTACTCCAGCATCTTATGGATGGTCTCATTTCATACACTTTTCAGTCAGAGGATGCACAGTGCTCTTTATTCCACAACATTGTCAGGGAGCTTCTTGCTTGTGTTGTAATGCGACCAGTATTAAATATAGCTAATCCAAG GTTCATCAACGAGAGGATTGAGTCTCTAGTTGTTTCTGTAAAGAAGGGTGATAAAGGGAACACAGCAGCAGAAACTGAACCACAGTCCAGGCCGGTTGGATCTGGTAAAATATCAGCAGATCATTTTTCTCGGGTTTTAGATCCTTCTGCCAAGGGCGTAGAGCTTGTACAACTAAAAAATGACCAACCTAATAACACTGAGGAGCATGCCATGAACACTATGAATGGAACAGATTTGTTGTTGGACCCTTTGCTTTCACTTGATGCTCGGTCTACTCGTTCTTGGAGTTCTTTGCCATCACAAGCCGATGCAGATGACGGAAGAGGTATTCATAGACACCATTCTGGAGGAGAGTGGGGTGAAAGGCTAGATTTGCTTTCTCGTAGAAAGACTGAAGCCCTGGCCCCTGAAAATTTAGACAATATATGGGCAAAAGGCAGAAACTATAAACGGAAAGAAGAGGCCAATCTAGCATCTGATAAACTCAAGAAGAGTTCGTTGATAAGTGCACCAAAATCGCCAGGACACTCAAAGGAAGCTAAACAGAAAGAGAGTGAGAGAGCAAACAAGGTTGGAGCTAAGCATTATGTGAAGGACAATGCTACCTCGCAAGGTGATTTGAAAAGACCAATTTATCCTCCAGATTACTCGTATCAAGAGGAAAATGAACATAGCTCAGATGAGGATGAATCAGAGAGCACTAGTTCTTACACTACTGAAGATGAAGAACCCAGCAGTGTGACTGGTTTTGACTCTCCAGGAACTCAAGTGTGGGATGGGAAAAATATAAGGAATGTCAATCACATTCATCATCCACTTGAAAATAATGAAGGCCATAAGAGAAGAAATGGAAAAGCTAGTAAAACACATATTCGCTCTAAACACTTAAATAGAGTACTGTCTGGACGGAAAAGGTCTAGATTAAGCAACCAAACGGAACACTTGTGGCAAGAGACACAAAGAACCAGCTTCTTACAGGGGGATGGACAAGATATATTAAAATCCAAAGAAAATGTGAAACTGGATGGTCCAAGTGATGACTCTGAGACAGAAATATTCAGTAGAATTTCTAGTGACACTAACGCATCATCATATGTATCGTCAAGAAGCTTTTCGGAAATTCATAGTATGGGTCCTTATTCTACAACAGGTTCTATAATTGCTGattcttttttgaaattaagAAGTGAG GTCCTGAGTGCTAATATCGTAAGAAGTGGCTCCAAAACTTTTGCTGTTTATTCCATATCTGTTACAGACATGAACAATAATAGTTGGTCTATCAAAAGAAG GTTTCAACATTTTGAGGAGCTACACTGGCGTCTTAAGGAGTTTCCGGAGTACAATCTTCATTTACCTCCCAAGCATTTCCTCTCTTCAAGTCTGGATGGTCCTGTCATTCGAGAACGGTGCAAATCACTTGACATATATTTGAAG AAACTTTTGCTGCTCCCAACTGTTTCCAACTCCATCGAAGTATGGGACTTCCTCAGTGTGGATTCACAG ACATATAGCTTCTCAAACTCCTTGTCCATAATTGAAACATTACAGG CTGACCTGGACAGGACTGTACGCCAAAAGAGTAAAGAACCTCCGCATGGTATAAGCCCTCGAACTGATCTGTTATCCTCCAAGGGGAAGCATTCTAATACTGAAAGCAAGAATCTGACTTCAAGGATAGAACACGATCATGCAGGACATGAATCAAGGTTCAGGAAAGATTATGTTGCACTCTCTCCTCCAAAAAGACCTCTCACAGAAACTTTTGAGGATTCAAATAGTGACAACAAGGTGCATGCAAATAGAAAATCAACCCCAAACATGCAGACGACATCAAAATCAGTTGAAACTAACTCACTTGCATCACCTGAATCTCTTGTTGCTGCTACCGTGGATCCTACCTTTCCCAGTGAG TGGGTGCCACCAAATTTAACTGTGCCTATATTAGATCTTGTCGACGTCATTTTTCAGCTCCAAGATGGTGGATGGATCAG GAGGAATGCATTCTGGGTGGCTAAACAGGTTTTACAACTAGGAATGGGTGATGCATTTGATGATTGGCTGATTGAGAAAATCCAGCGTCTGCGCAGGGGTTCAGTAGTTGCAGCAGGTATCCAACGTGTTGAGCAG ATTCTCTGGCCGGATGGTATATTCATCACAAAGCACCCAGCACGTCAACATCCTGCTCCCACCTCATCCCCTAATTGTCCTCCAGGCCAACCTTCAACTCCATTATCTTCGCCCAGGCTGGAGAATTCACAGAAACTGGATGAGATGCAGAAACTAGAAGCAGAGCAACGTGCAAAATTTGTTTATGAGCTAATGATTG ATAAGGCACCAGCTGCTATTGTAGGACTTGTTGGTCACAAAGAATACGAACAGTGTGCAAAGGATCTTTATTACTTCATCCAG TCATCTGTGTGTATGAAGCAGTTAGTCCTTGATCTTCTCGAGCTATTACTGGTGTCCGCATTCCCAGAGCTGACTTCTGTATTTAACACATTGCATGAGGAGAAGGAGAGATTTGGAGAACTCAAAATAGATTAA